AATAACATCCAAAGCGTCCCGGTTTTCAATCACCACTCCCTGGAGCCTTTCAATTATCCCTTCCAGGGCATCCGGATAATTCACCCAATCGCGAGCTGGCGTGGTACCAGATCGATTGGAACAGCTTCTGAATCCGGTTCGCTGATGACTTTGGAGTCCGGATGCAAAACCCATAAAAGAGCGGATTACCGTACGTCTGGCTTGTTCTATCGGATCAACGGAGGTGTTATAAGAAAGGTTGAATTCATCCCGGGAAAACGGTGTCATGCGTAAGACATCCAAAAGATCCCGGCCGCAGTCACGGACCACACGAAAAAGATTCACCACCTCCCCGTCCAGGTCATTGTACACCTCCGAATAGGATCTAGACTTCTGCAGCAATACCGAAGCAGCTCCCCCGAATGGTTCTACATATATCCGATGCCTGGGAAAGTGTGAGATAATCCATTGAGCTAACAACCACTTTCCCCCGTGGTATCGGAGAATAGGCCTTGAAACATTTTTTGATTCAACCCGGTTCATCTACATACTCTTTTTTTCATCCCCGCAGCGAGTGCAGCGCCAGGTGGGGATGCGGTTCAACTATTCCTAAAAACTTCAAACTCCCCCTCACTCATCTCCCGGACCTCCCCGGTAATCAGTGATCGTACCCGGTCCGTCGTCTCCCAGCCAGGCCACCCCAAGCATGTTCGACCAACCCAGATGTAAGCAGCTCCTGATTTTCGAGTGAAGACTAGGTTTTCTGAGATCCAGCTTTCTCTTCCACAGGGGTCTTTTTGGATCCACCCTCCGGCCACTCGCTTATAAGATGGTTGGCGTCCCGGGCTATCACCTGC
This genomic window from Robiginitalea biformata HTCC2501 contains:
- a CDS encoding DNA adenine methylase, coding for MNRVESKNVSRPILRYHGGKWLLAQWIISHFPRHRIYVEPFGGAASVLLQKSRSYSEVYNDLDGEVVNLFRVVRDCGRDLLDVLRMTPFSRDEFNLSYNTSVDPIEQARRTVIRSFMGFASGLQSHQRTGFRSCSNRSGTTPARDWVNYPDALEGIIERLQGVVIENRDALDVISQHDTPDTLHYIDPPYVLNTRFKGQSTRIYAEEMMDQDHENLCQAIQGLQGAVVVSGYDNEIYNDLLTGWHKYYRKAFADGAKARMEVLWTNRMKPNLQTAIAL